A genomic segment from Microbulbifer elongatus encodes:
- a CDS encoding glutamine amidotransferase-related protein codes for MKIGVLKTDDVRPQLVEEFGEYPEMFAALLQREDPSLVFVTYEVQHGHYPDDIDEVDAYLMTGSKTGVYDDQPWIAPLMEFVRELHKRKKPTLGICFGHQLIAQALGGEARKSEKGWGVGVHSYEVQETPNWMVEPQGEFSLLVSHQDQVVALPPKTKVIASSDFCPYAMLQVGEHMLTMQAHPEFTKPYSKGLMELRQEVFGADMVEKGKESLHNDIHASAVARWMLAFLKGAS; via the coding sequence ATGAAGATTGGTGTTCTGAAAACGGATGATGTGCGCCCCCAGCTGGTAGAGGAGTTTGGGGAGTACCCGGAGATGTTTGCGGCGCTGCTGCAGCGGGAAGATCCGTCTTTGGTGTTTGTCACTTATGAGGTACAGCACGGGCATTATCCAGACGATATTGATGAGGTGGACGCCTATCTGATGACGGGCAGTAAGACCGGAGTCTACGATGATCAGCCGTGGATTGCGCCGTTGATGGAGTTTGTGCGCGAGCTGCACAAGCGAAAGAAGCCGACCCTGGGAATCTGTTTTGGCCACCAGTTGATTGCGCAGGCGCTGGGTGGCGAGGCGCGCAAGTCGGAGAAGGGCTGGGGTGTGGGTGTGCACAGTTATGAGGTGCAGGAAACGCCGAACTGGATGGTGGAGCCGCAAGGGGAGTTCAGTCTGCTGGTGAGTCATCAGGATCAGGTGGTGGCGTTGCCGCCAAAGACGAAGGTGATTGCGTCCAGTGATTTCTGTCCTTATGCGATGCTGCAGGTGGGTGAGCACATGCTTACGATGCAGGCGCACCCGGAGTTTACCAAACCGTATTCGAAGGGACTGATGGAGTTGCGTCAGGAGGTGTTCGGGGCGGATATGGTGGAGAAGGGCAAAGAGTCCCTACACAACGATATCCATGCGAGTGCGGTGGCGCGCTGGATGTTGGCTTTTTTGAAAGGTGCTTCGTAG